DNA sequence from the Malus domestica chromosome 06, GDT2T_hap1 genome:
aaaattttttatcaattgtttacatcttttttattttttattaattttttacatttttttattaatttataatgACGTCATACTGACGTCAGCCACGCATCATTTGGCCTCAGGCTCTTAGGCCACCAACTCCAGCTGGGCCTCTCACTTTGGCCCCTCCCTCAGCCCACACGCCCGCATGGGCTGGAGCAAGCAGCTCAGGATATTGGGTAGGAAAAATCAAAGGTCAATCGGGCTATTGGTtatggtggagttgctctagATATGACCCTCACTAACAGTCTTCTAATTATGTAAGGATAATGATAGGGATACTAAATTATCAATCAAGCAAATATAAAGATATCTTAGATTTCTTTATCACGGTAACCAAGTTTACTTTTCTTAGAGaccttattttgattttataaATTCGTCCAAGCGCAGAAGATAAAATATTCGAATATTGTGAATTTAAATATAACCCTAAAACCTTTAACTTTAACTAAACTTAATAGAAACAAAGGGAGAGATAACAATACATATACCATTATAATAATAAATCAAGAACTAGTCCAAATCTAAATGCTCTAGCAAACGATGCAGCCAAGATGCACAGCTGCTCTGATCACTTGCACTGCAAACTTCTGAGCGTCTTGGATGACAGTTCAAATGCAATGGTGCAGTCCATGTTGGAAGActtcttctttttcattatAAGCATCAATTCAACCTTTCCCGTCAACTTAGCTGCGCTGTTGAGAGTCAACACCCCGCTGCTCAATTCACTGCCAAGATTCGAACTGCTTAATGAACTCGAGCTCAAGCTGACCTCTACATTCACTTTTTTGGTGGAAAGCATTCCAGCCTTGCTCTTTGGAATATCAACTTGCCCGACAGTCGCTCCTTGGTACAAAAACGTGACATTGCTAGCATCAAACTTGTAACGACCCCAGTTTGGGTTCTTGATCcttatttgggttgtgaattTTGTGTCAAATGAAGGCGTTGCTGGGACAGAGTTGAGGTCTTGAATGTTGATATTGCCTAGCCTAACCTTCGGAGTCTTAACTTTCATGACGGTGAGACTAATCACAGTTATGACAATGATCTGAAACACAATGAAAATACCAATATAAACGGCCAATTTGATTCTCTTCTTGCGTTTCAGCTCATCAGCGGATTGCAAAGACTCAGTATCACTTCTTGTGTAACCATTTGCTGGTGCTAAGGGATCAGCCTGTCGAGTGCTCTCAGCCATCGTTCTTAGAATTCTTCGGATCTTTTGATGAGTGAAAGGAAAAATTCTCTATTTCTTGGATATGAAACTTTGAGTTAGAGGAAGTTGTTTGTGAAAGTGAAGGACGAGTAGTATGTTATATATAGTTTTTGGAGTTTGTACAATTTCAATAAGTTAAGTGGCGGAATGAACTTCCAGGAACATGTGAGTTTCAGGCAAAGAATTTTATTTCAGACACGGACACCAGACGCGTCCAAAGACACAGGCGGGGATTAATTATTGGCTTCTAGATGATCGATGACTTTGGTGAACTGAGGACCTTTTTAGGCTTTTGCTGAGTCATGAATCATGATACGgacattttaaataattaacatAAGCTTCCATTCATATAGCTAAAAGTCAAGAATCAATGGTTCTCGAGAGTCAACataagaaactaaaaacaaTTAAGGCAGCTACAGAATTGTTTCTTTTATTCATGGATAATAACAAAAGAAAGGATATTCCATATAAACTTGCTTCCCTTCTGTTTTACAAAAGGCATTGAGAAACTAGCTTTGTTCTTACTTCCTCCAACATacatttctttcatttttccttcatgATAATATTTCTAAGTACTTTGATTGGGAGGAAGGATAAAACGTTCTTTTTCTGAGACATGGGTAGTGCGGTCCACAGACCAGTTTGTACTTCTTGTAAAGGATAGTATTGTAAAAGACTCAGTTAGTTATAAAACTTATAGTTGGTTAATTTGTTGAGTTTGTTGTAATAGGTGGCAAGTTAGTTAGAAGGTTAGAGTTATGTGAGAGAGTGAAGAGTTGTGTATAAACAACAAATAGTGTAACTTTATAATTCATTCAATGAAATTCAACTTTCTTAACATGGTATCACCCACCATTTGTCCACCAACTTGATCCAAATCTCACGCTTTCCCGCTCAAAGCTTCTTTGCTAAGCTTTcatcaaaaccctaatcttCTTTCATGGCCACCTCTGCTTCTCCCTCCTTTGAGTCGACGACATAAATTCATCCTTCTCCTCTCTCAAATTCCAGTTTTTCTCTCTCCACACCTTCAATTACGATCCAGAATATTGGATCTATGGTGCCAATCAAGCTGACCACGACCAATTACCTTACTTGGAGTGCACTATTTGCTCCGATCTTCCGTCGCTATAACCTCACCGGAATTCTTGATGGCTCAGCCAGTGTCGGTGTTCCGGTTGAAGATTCCAAACTCATTTATGTTACACTTCATGGTTTACCACCAGAATATGAGTCGTTTGTTGATGCGATTCAATTTCGGCTTGGCTCCACCACTCTTGATGAACTACACGACCTTCTTCTCAATAAAGAGATTTAGGTGACAAATTGGAAGAAAGTTACTTCATCTGTGCAAATTTAGGCCTTCAATTCCATCGTTGGCATTCTTCCTACTTCACCGTCAGGCGTTTGTTGTTCAA
Encoded proteins:
- the LOC103439247 gene encoding late embryogenesis abundant protein At1g64065-like — its product is MAESTRQADPLAPANGYTRSDTESLQSADELKRKKRIKLAVYIGIFIVFQIIVITVISLTVMKVKTPKVRLGNINIQDLNSVPATPSFDTKFTTQIRIKNPNWGRYKFDASNVTFLYQGATVGQVDIPKSKAGMLSTKKVNVEVSLSSSSLSSSNLGSELSSGVLTLNSAAKLTGKVELMLIMKKKKSSNMDCTIAFELSSKTLRSLQCK